The following are encoded together in the Bos indicus isolate NIAB-ARS_2022 breed Sahiwal x Tharparkar chromosome 27, NIAB-ARS_B.indTharparkar_mat_pri_1.0, whole genome shotgun sequence genome:
- the KBTBD11 gene encoding kelch repeat and BTB domain-containing protein 11, whose product MENPVVPCVLYPGDGACGQAGGRGGAPEAPGEGSLQPPDAAEGEGAASPAQTPCSLSASLCFSSGDDSPPQSRASSAAEDAAASPPSCCSGRRVVERQWGVGSSGAASPEDSASPEEPAFPGERPPTEEPTSPEEHADPAPVPPGVGPEHGEPDLLIEVSGRRLRAHKAVLAARSDYFRARASRDVLRVQGVGWAALRLLLAYAYSGRMAGVRPDNVADVVAGARRLQLPCAAQRATDAVAPQLSLANCFEVLSAAKRQRLAELREAAYRFMSDHYLEVLREPAVFGRLSGAERDLLLRRRLRAGRTRLLAAALGPAGERAGSRPQSPSGDAEGRGEAAVYCFHEAAGEWRELTRLPEGAPARGCGLCVLYNYLFVAGGVGPAGPDGRARPSDRVFCYNPATDRWSTVRPLRQARSQLQLLALDGHLYAVGGECLLSVERYDPRADRWAAVAPLPRGAFAVAHEATTCNGEIYVSGGSLFYRLLKYDPRRDEWQECPCSSSRERSADMVALDGFIYRFDLCGARGDAPAAVPAGGVSVLRYHCLAKQWSRCASHLRPPGAPSGLQPFRCAALEGTIYCVSRAGTWRFVPPGEGEPGAGDAGLEGSFELQSLQTPADARGLLFPFVLNLPEEKPDRGEEGAV is encoded by the coding sequence ATGGAGAACCCGGTGGTCCCCTGCGTCCTCTACCCGGGCGACGGGGCGTGCGGCCAGGCCGGAGGCCGGGGCGGCGCTCCCGAGGCTCCGGGAGAGGGCAGCCTGCAGCCGCCGGACGCGGCCGAGGGGGAGGGCGCGGCGTCCCCGGCGCAGACACCCTGCAGCCTCAGCGCGTCCCTGTGCTTCAGCTCCGGGGACGACTCCCCGCCGCAGTCTCGCGCCTCCTCCGCGGCGGAGGACGCAGCGGCCTCGCCGCCCTCGTGTTGCAGCGGCCGGCGGGTGGTGGAGAGGCAGTGGGGCGTCGGCAGCTCGGGCGCCGCGTCCCCGGAAGACTCCGCGTCCCCCGAGGAGCCCGCGTTCCCCGGGGAGCGCCCGCCGACCGAGGAACCCACATCCCCGGAGGAGCACGCGGACCCCGCGCCCGTGCCGCCCGGCGTCGGCCCAGAGCACGGAGAGCCCGACCTGCTCATCGAGGTCTCGGGCCGCCGGCTGCGGGCGCACAAGGCTGTGCTGGCGGCGCGCAGCGACTACTTCCGCGCGCGCGCGTCCCGGGACGTGCTGCGGGTGCAGGGCGTGGGCTGGGCGGCGCTGCGGCTGCTGCTGGCCTACGCGTATAGCGGGCGCATGGCGGGCGTGCGCCCAGACAACGTGGCCGACGTGGTGGCCGGCGCGCGCCGCCTGCAGCTACCCTGCGCCGCGCAGCGCGCCACCGACGCTGTGGCGCCGCAGCTGAGCCTGGCCAACTGCTTCGAGGTGCTGAGCGCGGCGAAGCGGCAGCGGCTGGCAGAGCTGCGCGAGGCCGCCTACCGCTTCATGAGCGATCACTACCTGGAGGTGCTGCGCGAGCCCGCCGTCTTCGGGCGCCTGTCTGGAGCCGAGCGCGACCTGCTGCTGCGCCGCCGCCTACGCGCCGGCCGCACCCGCCTGCTGGCTGCCGCTCTCGGGCCGGCCGGGGAGCGCGCGGGCAGCCGGCCACAGAGCCCGTCAGGGGACGCGGAGGGCCGCGGCGAGGCCGCCGTCTACTGTTTCCACGAGGCGGCTGGCGAGTGGCGCGAGCTGACACGGCTGCCAGAGGGCGCGCCGGCGCGGGGCTGCGGCCTCTGCGTGCTCTACAACTACCTCTTCGTGGCCGGAGGCGTGGGGCCCGCGGGCCCCGACGGCCGCGCCAGGCCCTCCGACCGGGTCTTCTGCTACAACCCGGCCACTGATCGCTGGAGCACTGTGCGGCCGCTGCGCCAGGCGCGCTCCCAGCTGCAACTGCTGGCCCTGGACGGCCACCTGTACGCCGTGGGCGGCGAGTGCCTGCTCAGCGTGGAGCGCTACGACCCGCGCGCCGACCGCTGGGCCGCCGTGGCCCCGCTGCCCCGGGGCGCCTTCGCCGTGGCCCATGAGGCCACCACGTGCAACGGCGAGATCTACGTGTCCGGGGGCTCACTTTTCTACCGCCTGCTCAAGTATGACCCGCGGCGTGACGAGTGGCAGGAGTGCCCGTGCAGCAGCAGCCGCGAGCGCTCGGCCGACATGGTGGCCCTGGACGGCTTCATCTACCGCTTCGACCTGTGTGGGGCCCGCGGCGACGCGCCGGCGGCCGTGCCGGCCGGGGGGGTCAGCGTGCTCCGCTACCACTGCCTGGCCAAGCAGTGGAGCCGCTGCGCCTCGCACCTGCGGCCCCCGGGTGCGCCCTCGGGCCTGCAGCCCTTCCGCTGCGCCGCGCTGGAGGGCACCATCTACTGCGTGAGCCGCGCGGGCACCTGGCGCTTCGTGCCGCCCGGGGAGGGCGAGCCTGGCGCCGGCGACGCGGGCCTCGAAGGCAGCTTTGAGCTCCAGTCGCTCCAAACCCCGGCGGACGCCCGGGGCCTGCTCTTCCCCTTCGTGCTCAACTTGCCGGAGGAGAAGCCGGACCGAGGGGAGGAGGGCGCTGTGTAG